The following proteins are co-located in the Haloplanus sp. HW8-1 genome:
- a CDS encoding magnesium transporter — protein sequence MTVREVAVEAYREALPALGASLVGGLLAGLVLGGMRSDLRTVEGLLVLVPALLATRGNVYGSLGARLATGLHQGLIEPRIRAGDRRLRAAAAAALANGLFTSLFAAAAAFVILSALGMPVAPVGRLLGIALVAGLLSGTTLVAVVVTVVFAGYRRGYNPDTLVGPLVTTTGDVFGVLFLLIAVRTVALVLGGI from the coding sequence ATGACCGTCCGCGAGGTGGCCGTCGAGGCCTACCGCGAGGCACTTCCGGCGCTCGGCGCCAGCCTCGTCGGCGGATTGCTGGCCGGCCTCGTCCTCGGTGGGATGCGCTCGGACCTGCGCACCGTCGAGGGCTTGCTCGTTCTCGTCCCCGCCCTCCTCGCCACCCGCGGTAACGTGTACGGGTCACTCGGCGCACGCCTGGCGACCGGTCTCCACCAGGGGTTGATCGAGCCCCGGATCCGCGCCGGCGACCGGCGCCTCCGGGCGGCCGCGGCCGCCGCCCTCGCCAACGGCCTCTTCACCTCGCTTTTCGCCGCGGCTGCCGCCTTCGTCATCCTCTCGGCGCTCGGTATGCCCGTCGCCCCGGTCGGGCGTCTCCTCGGCATCGCCCTCGTCGCCGGCCTCCTCTCGGGGACCACGCTCGTCGCCGTCGTCGTCACCGTCGTCTTCGCCGGCTACCGTCGCGGCTACAACCCGGACACGCTCGTCGGGCCACTCGTCACGACGACGGGCGACGTCTTCGGGGTCCTCTTTCTCCTGATCGCGGTCCGAACCGTCGCGCTCGTGCTGGGGGGGATCTGA
- a CDS encoding magnesium transporter, translated as MSTPWSVRAISRAMLPVLLLLTLVELGSGLVLGSFESTLLRYPSLLVLIPVTIGTAGNLGSVLAARLSTAFHLGTLSFAPDDETLAGNAVATVALAASIFPLVGLGAWGLSALTGSTALSPWTVLAVSITSGLSLAVLAVVVTVVATYAAYRFELDPDDVVIPVVTNTCDVLGVVLLYLSVLLFV; from the coding sequence GTGTCGACCCCGTGGAGCGTCCGTGCCATTTCGCGGGCCATGCTCCCCGTACTCCTTCTCCTGACGCTCGTCGAACTCGGTAGCGGGCTCGTCCTCGGCAGTTTCGAGTCGACGCTCCTCCGGTATCCCTCTCTGCTCGTCCTGATCCCGGTCACCATCGGCACCGCGGGGAACCTGGGAAGCGTCCTCGCGGCCCGTCTCTCGACCGCCTTCCACCTCGGGACGCTCTCCTTTGCCCCCGACGACGAGACGCTCGCGGGCAACGCCGTCGCCACCGTCGCCCTCGCGGCCTCCATCTTCCCGCTCGTCGGTCTCGGCGCGTGGGGACTGAGCGCGCTCACCGGGTCGACCGCCCTCTCGCCGTGGACCGTCCTCGCCGTCTCGATCACCAGCGGCCTCTCGCTCGCCGTCCTCGCCGTCGTCGTCACCGTCGTCGCCACCTACGCCGCCTACCGCTTCGAACTGGATCCCGACGACGTGGTGATCCCCGTGGTCACCAACACTTGCGACGTCCTCGGGGTAGTGCTGCTTTACCTCTCGGTCCTGCTATTCGTCTAG
- a CDS encoding secondary thiamine-phosphate synthase enzyme YjbQ, with the protein MEFTVSTDTRLDVVDVTDRVAAAVPAGTDGTVTVFVEHTTAGVTINEAEPRLLSDVRTVLADLVPDDGWAHDELDGNADSHLRALLLGPSETVPVAGGDLALGRWQSVLFVECDGPRERTVRVLDE; encoded by the coding sequence ATGGAGTTCACCGTCTCGACCGACACACGCCTCGACGTTGTGGACGTGACCGATCGGGTCGCCGCCGCAGTCCCGGCGGGCACGGACGGAACCGTCACCGTCTTCGTCGAACACACCACCGCCGGCGTCACGATCAACGAGGCCGAACCGCGCCTGCTCTCGGACGTGCGGACCGTCCTGGCGGATCTCGTGCCGGACGACGGGTGGGCCCACGACGAACTCGACGGCAACGCCGACTCGCACCTGCGGGCGCTGTTGCTGGGACCGTCGGAGACGGTTCCGGTCGCCGGCGGCGACCTCGCACTCGGCCGGTGGCAGTCCGTCCTGTTCGTCGAGTGTGATGGCCCGCGCGAGCGGACGGTGCGGGTGCTAGACGAATAG
- a CDS encoding MFS transporter: MPSGLASRRPRLGSFDVLALTALLWFLAKFLRYAVPPLFGTFRGLYGVSNAELGAMFSALMGGYALMQFPSGALADRIGAVRVIVGGAVVAATATLLLFASTTYAVLVVAVVGVGVGTGAHKTVAITLLTAVYSNRTGRALGVVDTVGEFGGVLAPAVVVAVLAAALPWQSIFLVAALAGLCLAGTFAVRVPRRLSDRAVGTPDDGGVRIRSSLAAVATGRLAAFVVVTVCFAFAVGGVTAFLPLFLERRPGIDTHLAGLLYSAFFVVAAVQPLSGELADRVGPLRVIAGLLCLGVAAVGWLLAAAGPLAVGAATLALGVGLHGVRPGRDAYLMTVIPDDGAGGTLGVVRTIMMGASAVAPAAVGYLSEAATFGVAFGVLAASLAVAAAVVGVLAVTR; encoded by the coding sequence GTGCCGTCCGGCCTCGCGTCCCGGCGTCCCCGCCTCGGATCGTTCGACGTCCTCGCACTGACGGCGCTGCTGTGGTTTCTGGCGAAGTTCCTCCGCTACGCCGTCCCGCCGCTGTTCGGCACCTTTCGAGGACTGTACGGCGTCTCCAACGCGGAACTCGGGGCGATGTTCTCGGCGCTCATGGGCGGCTACGCGCTCATGCAGTTCCCGTCCGGCGCCCTCGCCGACCGGATCGGGGCCGTCCGGGTGATCGTCGGCGGCGCAGTCGTCGCCGCGACCGCCACCCTCCTGCTGTTCGCCTCGACGACGTACGCCGTCCTCGTGGTCGCGGTGGTCGGCGTCGGCGTCGGCACCGGTGCCCACAAGACCGTCGCGATCACCCTCCTCACGGCCGTCTACAGCAACCGGACCGGGCGGGCGCTCGGGGTCGTCGACACCGTCGGCGAGTTCGGGGGCGTCCTCGCGCCCGCGGTCGTCGTCGCCGTCCTTGCGGCCGCGCTCCCGTGGCAGTCGATCTTTCTCGTCGCCGCCCTCGCCGGGCTCTGTCTCGCCGGGACGTTCGCGGTCCGCGTGCCGCGACGTCTGTCGGACCGCGCCGTGGGCACGCCGGACGACGGTGGAGTCCGCATCCGGTCGTCCCTCGCGGCCGTCGCCACCGGGCGCCTCGCCGCGTTCGTCGTCGTCACCGTCTGCTTCGCGTTCGCCGTCGGTGGTGTCACGGCGTTCCTCCCGCTGTTTCTGGAGCGTCGGCCGGGCATCGATACGCACCTCGCCGGCCTGCTGTACAGCGCCTTCTTCGTGGTCGCGGCGGTTCAGCCCCTCTCCGGCGAACTGGCCGATCGAGTCGGTCCCCTGCGCGTGATCGCCGGACTGCTCTGTCTCGGGGTCGCAGCGGTCGGCTGGCTGCTCGCGGCGGCCGGCCCCCTGGCCGTCGGCGCCGCGACGCTCGCGCTCGGGGTCGGCCTCCACGGGGTGCGCCCCGGTCGTGACGCGTACCTGATGACGGTCATCCCCGACGACGGCGCCGGTGGGACCCTCGGCGTCGTCCGCACGATCATGATGGGAGCGAGCGCCGTCGCCCCGGCCGCAGTCGGCTACCTCTCCGAGGCTGCGACGTTCGGCGTCGCCTTCGGGGTCCTGGCGGCGTCGCTCGCGGTTGCGGCCGCCGTGGTCGGCGTCCTCGCGGTCACGCGGTAG
- a CDS encoding AAA family ATPase, whose amino-acid sequence MKVLGTVGLPGSGKGEAAAVAHEAGIPVVTMGDVIRRACRERGLDPGEHHGDVATALREEEGEAAIAERSLPLIEDALDEAETVLVDGLRSPVEADRFEAAFGDDFVLVSVEAPFETRVSRLSDRERDDSDVDREALREREERELGFGMDEVMDRADVTVENTGSLTSFHARVRDLLGVEVER is encoded by the coding sequence ATGAAGGTACTCGGCACCGTGGGGCTTCCGGGGAGCGGCAAGGGCGAAGCCGCCGCGGTCGCACACGAGGCGGGCATCCCGGTCGTCACCATGGGCGACGTGATCCGACGGGCGTGTCGGGAGCGGGGACTCGATCCGGGCGAACACCACGGCGACGTGGCGACGGCACTCCGCGAGGAGGAGGGCGAGGCAGCCATCGCCGAGCGGTCGCTCCCGTTGATCGAGGACGCACTCGACGAGGCGGAGACGGTCCTCGTCGACGGCCTCCGTTCGCCGGTCGAGGCGGATCGCTTCGAGGCGGCGTTCGGCGACGACTTCGTCCTCGTGAGCGTCGAGGCGCCGTTCGAGACCCGGGTGAGTCGCCTCTCCGACCGCGAGCGCGACGACTCCGACGTCGACCGCGAGGCCCTCCGCGAGCGCGAGGAACGCGAACTCGGCTTCGGGATGGACGAGGTGATGGACCGGGCCGACGTGACCGTCGAGAACACGGGATCGCTGACGTCGTTCCACGCCCGGGTTCGCGACCTGCTCGGCGTGGAGGTGGAGCGATGA
- a CDS encoding RNA-binding domain-containing protein: protein MIHRVDVRVVAPVRDTEVTDRVADAIRNLFPTAEIREEPGQLVGETHSMERFAERLHDQEILDTARKRFFAEATEDGFGFALKKQAALEGVINFAVGNPDELGDIEVQVTVHDPDVETFVDHVAPPTEDGRPIRPDE, encoded by the coding sequence ATGATCCACCGGGTCGACGTGCGGGTGGTCGCACCCGTCCGCGACACGGAGGTGACCGACCGCGTCGCCGACGCGATTCGGAACCTGTTTCCCACCGCCGAGATCCGGGAGGAGCCGGGGCAGTTGGTCGGCGAGACCCACTCGATGGAGCGGTTCGCCGAGCGCCTGCACGACCAGGAGATCCTCGACACCGCCCGTAAGCGATTCTTCGCCGAGGCGACGGAGGACGGCTTCGGGTTCGCACTGAAAAAGCAAGCGGCCCTCGAGGGCGTGATCAACTTCGCCGTCGGCAACCCCGACGAACTCGGCGACATCGAGGTGCAGGTGACGGTCCACGACCCCGACGTGGAGACGTTCGTCGACCACGTCGCGCCCCCGACCGAGGACGGCCGGCCGATTCGACCGGACGAGTGA
- a CDS encoding gamma carbonic anhydrase family protein, translating to MVDSRDYEFEGDRPDVDPDARVSREATLVGDVRVGADASVWPGVVLRGDVAPVEVGRESHVGDNAVLHASTVGDRVMVGHGAILNESAVGDGSLVGFNTTINADVTVGDRCIVASGTVVPEAYDIPARSFVRGVPATATPLAETSIDADAIFEEYSTGGYTDLAARHTDLF from the coding sequence ATGGTCGACAGCCGCGACTACGAGTTCGAGGGAGACCGTCCAGACGTCGATCCGGACGCACGCGTCAGCCGCGAGGCGACGCTCGTCGGCGACGTGCGCGTCGGCGCCGACGCCAGCGTCTGGCCCGGCGTGGTGCTCCGGGGGGACGTCGCCCCGGTCGAGGTCGGTCGGGAGTCACACGTCGGCGACAACGCCGTCCTGCACGCCTCGACGGTCGGCGACCGGGTGATGGTGGGCCACGGCGCCATCCTCAACGAGTCCGCCGTCGGCGACGGGTCGCTCGTCGGCTTCAACACGACGATCAACGCCGACGTGACCGTCGGCGACCGCTGCATCGTGGCCTCCGGGACCGTCGTTCCGGAAGCCTACGACATCCCCGCCCGCTCGTTCGTTCGCGGCGTGCCCGCGACGGCGACGCCGTTGGCGGAGACGAGCATCGACGCCGACGCCATCTTCGAGGAGTACAGCACCGGCGGCTACACCGACCTGGCCGCACGCCACACTGACCTGTTCTGA